From the Thermogemmatispora onikobensis genome, the window CCGGGAAAAGGTGGGCCGCAATGCGCGTCCAACGACGATAAAGGACGCGGACAACCCCGGTCAAGGCCCAGCGCCAGCGCGAGAACTGGAGACCAGGGGCTTCGCTGAGCCCCGGGGCCGCGGTCGCGGTCACCGGCGCCGCCGGCGGATCAGCGTAGATAGGATCTCTCACGAGTGGTTGCTGCGGCGTGTTGCCTTCTTTTCGTTGTTCGCTCGTCTGCTTTTGCTCCATGCTCTCTACGAAAAATGCCCCCTCATCTTCATGTTCATCTACATCGCTTGCATTGCTTGCATCGCTTGCATTGCTTGCATCGCTTCATCTCGCCTTCTTCCACCGCAGCCCTGCCGACGCGAAGCCTCACCCGTCGGCGGCAGCCAGAAGCTTCACGGGCCTGGTGGACCTGGCTCAATCCGACCACCGCCAGATGCACGACCGGGCACTAGCGCGAGGTCACGAATGGCGGCAAGTCAGCGGCCTGCCCCTGCTCTTCGGCAGCGTCGTGCTGCATAACGCGCTCTAGCGCCACAATTGCGCACTCTATCATGCTATCATCAGGCTCGCGCGTCGTCAAACCCTGAAGCGCCAGACTGGGAGCCAACAGGAAACGTACCGGCGGCAGATGATACCAGGCCGCCCCCAGGCGCAGCAGTTCGTAGGCAACAGCCGCAATGACGGGCACAAGCAGGACACGCGAGAGCAGCCGCAGCCAGAGCGAGGGGAAGCCCAGCAGGGCAAAGACCACGATCGAGACGACGACGACCAGGAGCAGGAAACCAGTGCCACAGCGCGTGTGCACCCGCGAGGCGGCTCGCACGTGAGGCACATCGAGCGGCTCGCCCTGCTCCATCGCATTGATGGCCTTATGCTCGGCCCCGTGGTAGCCGAAAACGCGCTGAACCTCGGCCAGGCGCCCGATCAGGAGCAAATAGCCAATGAGCAGCGCCAGACGGATCAGACCTTCCAGCAGGAGATTGAGCCAGCTCCGGCCAGGCGGCTGCGGCACCAGGCCAGCCAGGAAAACCGGCAGCAAGAAAAAGAGCACGATGGCGAAGCCGAGCGAGATCACCAGTGGGCCAGCCAGAGCTATCCCCCCAGGTCGCACCGCTTCCTGAGCCCCAGCGTCCTCACCCGCCTTCTCCGACTCCTCCAGCCCAAGGGCGACGTTGGCCGAGAGCGCCATCATGCGCGTCCCCAGGACCAGCGTCTCCCACAGGAGCAGCAAGCCCCGCAGCAATGGAAGACGAAACAGGGAATTGCGATAGAGCCGCGGCTCCAGCGGCTCCTCGTAGAGGTAGATACTGCCATCGGGACGGCGCACGGCCATCGCGACCGAGGTGCGTCCGCGCATCATGACGCCCTCCATGACGGCCTGCCCGCCATAGTAGAATTTGGAGAATCCTGCTTTGACGTTCGCTTTGACGCGCTTGGCCATCATCTTCCCTTCACTCTGACAGCGGCAGCCTGGGTCAGGGCCTGTCGCTCTTCCCAGGGACCAGGCTGGCCCGGCGGCGGCAGGTAGCTAAGAATGAGACGAGCGATGTCAAAGGCCGCCTGGGGTCGACTCAGGCGCCGTGCATTCTCGATGCGCTCCTGCAGGAGGGTCGACCCCGGCTCTAGCAACTCTTGGAGCGCACGCACCAGTTGCCGCGGCTCCTGCGCCAGTACTCCAACTCCATTACGCTCAACAAAAGTGACGTTTCCCTCCTCTTGACCCGGAACATAGCCGCTGAGGATGATGGGCAGATTGCAGGCCAG encodes:
- a CDS encoding DUF1385 domain-containing protein, with product MMAKRVKANVKAGFSKFYYGGQAVMEGVMMRGRTSVAMAVRRPDGSIYLYEEPLEPRLYRNSLFRLPLLRGLLLLWETLVLGTRMMALSANVALGLEESEKAGEDAGAQEAVRPGGIALAGPLVISLGFAIVLFFLLPVFLAGLVPQPPGRSWLNLLLEGLIRLALLIGYLLLIGRLAEVQRVFGYHGAEHKAINAMEQGEPLDVPHVRAASRVHTRCGTGFLLLVVVVSIVVFALLGFPSLWLRLLSRVLLVPVIAAVAYELLRLGAAWYHLPPVRFLLAPSLALQGLTTREPDDSMIECAIVALERVMQHDAAEEQGQAADLPPFVTSR